A section of the Ornithinimicrobium sufpigmenti genome encodes:
- a CDS encoding amidohydrolase, whose amino-acid sequence MPDLLVRDVRLVALDAPRPGQPAVAGQAAGEPVDVLVRDGVITAVGEGVRDRVEALGIPVLDGHGRYAVPGLWDMHVHMVQWGLNRTRLDTSGTTGPQEVIDRVAERLAGGLDTPTGILVGYGHRTGSWHERPTVAALDAVTGQVPVALIAGDAHHGWLNTAALRLVGGPMVTGVVAEGAWFPLYDRLQRLQGAAQEAEFGVAQAVADAHAHGIVGIVDLEFGQPWLQWRARTAGETPPLRARTAVYPEGLDAVIAAGVRTGDPIRATDGLVTMGPLKVITDGSLNTRTAWCCQPYADAADPDLAHGAPNLPADELVELLQRAHDAGLEAALHAIGDAAVLTVLDAFATTGARGSVEHAQLVDLADLERWSRLPVRASVQPAHLLDDRAVTEQCWPEHTHRTFTLRSFLDAGIELSLGSDAPVSPLDPWLAMAAAVHRGAEGEESWHPEQRISPREALAASVDGRRIRAGDPGDLALLDLDPLGADGPQPTSAEQAARLCGMTVSATVLDGQVVHGA is encoded by the coding sequence ATGCCAGACCTCCTCGTGCGCGACGTGCGCCTCGTCGCCCTCGACGCACCCCGCCCCGGGCAGCCTGCCGTCGCAGGGCAGGCCGCGGGGGAGCCCGTCGACGTCCTCGTGCGGGACGGGGTGATCACCGCGGTAGGGGAGGGGGTCCGGGACCGGGTGGAGGCGCTCGGCATACCCGTGCTGGACGGACACGGCCGGTATGCCGTGCCGGGGCTGTGGGACATGCACGTCCACATGGTGCAGTGGGGCCTGAACCGCACCCGGCTCGACACCTCCGGCACGACCGGGCCCCAGGAGGTCATCGACCGGGTCGCCGAGCGGCTCGCCGGCGGGCTCGACACCCCGACCGGGATCCTGGTCGGCTACGGGCACCGGACCGGCAGCTGGCACGAGCGTCCGACGGTCGCGGCCCTCGACGCGGTGACCGGGCAGGTGCCCGTGGCCCTCATCGCCGGCGACGCCCACCACGGCTGGCTGAACACCGCCGCCCTGCGCCTGGTCGGGGGGCCGATGGTGACCGGCGTGGTGGCCGAGGGCGCCTGGTTCCCGCTCTACGACCGCCTGCAGCGGCTCCAGGGCGCGGCGCAGGAGGCCGAGTTCGGGGTGGCGCAGGCGGTGGCCGACGCGCACGCCCACGGGATCGTGGGGATCGTCGACCTGGAGTTCGGTCAGCCCTGGCTGCAGTGGCGGGCGCGGACGGCCGGGGAGACCCCGCCGCTGCGGGCGCGCACGGCCGTCTACCCCGAGGGCCTGGACGCGGTGATCGCCGCCGGGGTGCGCACCGGCGACCCGATCCGGGCCACCGACGGGCTGGTCACCATGGGTCCGCTGAAGGTCATCACCGACGGCTCGCTGAACACCCGCACCGCGTGGTGCTGCCAGCCCTACGCCGACGCCGCCGACCCGGACCTGGCCCACGGCGCCCCGAACCTGCCCGCCGACGAGCTGGTCGAGCTGCTGCAGCGCGCCCACGACGCCGGGCTGGAGGCGGCGCTGCACGCGATCGGCGACGCCGCCGTGTTGACCGTCCTGGACGCCTTCGCCACCACCGGTGCCCGCGGCTCCGTCGAGCACGCCCAGCTGGTCGACCTGGCCGACCTGGAGCGGTGGTCCCGGCTGCCGGTCCGGGCCAGCGTCCAGCCCGCGCACCTGCTCGACGACCGGGCGGTGACGGAGCAGTGCTGGCCGGAGCACACCCACCGCACCTTCACGCTGCGCAGCTTCCTCGACGCCGGGATCGAGCTGTCGCTCGGCTCCGACGCCCCGGTCTCCCCCCTCGACCCGTGGCTGGCGATGGCGGCGGCCGTGCACCGCGGGGCCGAGGGGGAGGAGAGCTGGCACCCGGAGCAGCGGATCAGCCCCCGCGAGGCGCTGGCGGCGTCCGTGGACGGCCGGCGGATCCGGGCCGGAGACCCAGGCGACCTGGCACTGCTCGACCTCGACCCGCTCGGGGCCGACGGCCCGCAGCCCACCTCGGCGGAGCAGGCGGCCCGGCTGTGCGGGATGACGGTCTCCGCGACCGTGCTGGACGGCCAGGTCGTGCACGGGGCCTGA
- the pip gene encoding prolyl aminopeptidase: protein MHERRGFYPEIEPWSTQMLPVGDGHEVYVEQSGNPDGIPVIFVHGGPGSGTSPRQRRVFDPERYRIVLFDQRMAGRSTPHASTTVAPDVWATNTTAHLVADMELIREQLGIGTWQVFGGSWGSFLALAYAQAHPDRVTALVLRGIFTLRRRELAWMYERGHLEHVYPDLWAEFVAPIPAERHGDLLLAYHELLFDPDPEVHLAPAQAWSGWEARIITVEPDDEGYRKAVEPRQALSFARIESHYFVHGGFVREGQLLQEAPRVAHIPTVIVQGRLDMCTPARTAFDLAERLPEADFVVVPDAGHAFSEPGTLDALVRATDRLAGRQGG from the coding sequence GTGCATGAACGCCGCGGCTTCTACCCCGAGATCGAGCCCTGGTCCACCCAGATGCTGCCGGTCGGGGACGGGCACGAGGTGTATGTGGAGCAGTCCGGCAACCCGGACGGCATACCGGTGATCTTCGTGCACGGGGGACCGGGCAGCGGCACCAGCCCGCGCCAGCGTCGGGTCTTCGACCCGGAGCGCTACCGCATCGTGCTCTTCGACCAGCGCATGGCGGGGCGGTCCACCCCGCACGCCTCGACCACGGTCGCCCCGGACGTCTGGGCCACCAACACGACGGCCCACCTCGTCGCGGACATGGAGCTGATCCGCGAGCAGCTGGGGATCGGCACCTGGCAGGTCTTCGGCGGCTCCTGGGGGTCCTTCCTCGCGCTGGCCTACGCCCAGGCCCACCCGGACCGCGTCACCGCCCTGGTGCTGCGGGGCATCTTCACGCTGCGGCGCCGGGAGCTGGCCTGGATGTACGAGCGCGGACACCTCGAGCACGTCTACCCCGACCTGTGGGCCGAGTTCGTCGCGCCGATCCCCGCCGAGCGCCACGGCGACCTGCTGCTCGCCTACCACGAGCTGCTCTTCGACCCTGACCCCGAGGTGCACCTCGCGCCGGCCCAGGCCTGGAGCGGATGGGAGGCACGCATCATCACCGTGGAGCCGGACGACGAGGGCTACCGCAAGGCGGTCGAGCCCCGGCAGGCGCTCTCCTTCGCCAGGATCGAGAGCCACTACTTCGTGCACGGCGGCTTCGTGCGGGAGGGACAGCTGCTGCAGGAGGCGCCCCGCGTCGCGCACATCCCCACGGTGATCGTGCAGGGACGGCTGGACATGTGCACCCCCGCCCGCACCGCCTTCGACCTCGCCGAGCGGCTGCCCGAGGCGGACTTCGTCGTGGTCCCCGACGCCGGGCACGCCTTCTCCGAGCCCGGCACGCTCGACGCCCTGGTGCGGGCGACGGACCGGCTGGCGGGCCGCCAGGGTGGCTGA
- a CDS encoding GNAT family N-acetyltransferase: MTPALTPSRSNAEGYLIRRPTRSDTVPFSTLHVHIWRSTYRGLMEDRVLDALEPSSFAATWMAVGSGYDEGTIPDDGRGFWVATLHGEPVGFIFFGPGRDADRPVERQLYALNVHPEHHGRGIAQRLLDEGLGPGAAYLWVARGNGRAIRFYERNGFALDGTESADQHDGVVEVRMVRS, from the coding sequence ATGACCCCCGCCCTGACCCCCAGCAGGAGCAACGCCGAGGGCTACCTCATCCGGCGCCCGACCCGGAGCGACACCGTCCCGTTCTCCACGCTGCACGTGCACATCTGGCGGTCGACCTACCGCGGTCTGATGGAGGACCGGGTGCTCGACGCCCTGGAGCCGTCGAGCTTCGCGGCGACCTGGATGGCGGTGGGCAGCGGCTACGACGAGGGGACGATCCCGGACGACGGCCGGGGCTTCTGGGTGGCGACCCTGCACGGGGAGCCCGTCGGCTTCATCTTCTTCGGGCCCGGCCGCGACGCGGACCGGCCGGTCGAGCGCCAGCTCTACGCCCTCAACGTGCACCCCGAGCACCACGGCCGGGGGATCGCCCAGCGGCTCCTGGACGAGGGCCTCGGACCGGGCGCGGCCTACCTGTGGGTGGCCAGGGGCAACGGCCGGGCGATCCGGTTCTACGAGCGCAACGGCTTCGCCCTGGACGGCACGGAGAGCGCCGACCAGCACGACGGGGTGGTCGAGGTCCGCATGGTCCGGTCCTGA
- the meaB gene encoding methylmalonyl Co-A mutase-associated GTPase MeaB → MRSRRTVDVPVLVEQARAGSPRALGRLITLVENAHPALREVMGLLAPHTGQARIIGLTGSPGVGKSTSTSMLVRALRQRDLRVGVLAVDPSSPFSGGALLGDRIRLGEHALDPGVFIRSMASRGHLGGLAWATPQALRVMDAAGCEVILVETVGVGQSEVEIAGLADTTLVLLAPGMGDGVQAAKAGILEVGDVFVVNKADRDGADATVRELRQMISLGDRTEPGLWRPPVLKTVAERHEGGEEVVEAMDKHLAWMQEHGELERRRRTRAAREVEALALARLRARMGEVLGDGALAEATEQVLAGRVDPYAAADQVVSQVAG, encoded by the coding sequence ATGCGGTCCCGCCGCACGGTCGACGTCCCCGTCCTGGTCGAGCAGGCCAGGGCGGGCTCGCCGCGTGCCCTGGGTCGGCTGATCACGCTGGTCGAGAACGCCCACCCCGCGCTGCGAGAGGTGATGGGGCTGCTGGCCCCGCACACGGGGCAGGCCCGGATCATCGGGCTCACCGGCAGCCCGGGTGTGGGCAAGTCGACCAGCACCTCGATGCTGGTGCGCGCGCTGCGCCAGCGCGACCTGCGGGTCGGGGTGCTCGCGGTCGACCCCTCCAGCCCGTTCTCCGGCGGCGCGCTGCTCGGTGACCGGATCCGGCTGGGTGAGCACGCCCTCGACCCCGGTGTCTTCATCCGCTCGATGGCCTCGCGGGGGCACCTCGGTGGCCTGGCCTGGGCGACGCCGCAGGCCCTGCGCGTGATGGACGCCGCGGGCTGCGAGGTGATCCTCGTCGAGACCGTCGGTGTGGGCCAGAGCGAGGTGGAGATCGCCGGGCTGGCCGACACCACCCTCGTGCTGCTCGCACCGGGGATGGGCGACGGCGTCCAGGCCGCCAAGGCGGGGATCCTGGAGGTCGGTGACGTCTTCGTGGTCAACAAGGCCGACCGGGACGGTGCCGACGCCACGGTCCGCGAGCTGCGGCAGATGATCTCCCTGGGGGACCGCACCGAGCCCGGCCTCTGGCGCCCGCCCGTGCTCAAGACCGTCGCCGAGCGCCACGAGGGCGGCGAGGAGGTGGTCGAGGCGATGGACAAGCACCTGGCCTGGATGCAGGAGCACGGCGAGCTCGAGCGCCGGCGCCGCACCCGCGCGGCCCGGGAGGTGGAGGCGCTCGCCCTCGCCCGGCTGCGCGCGCGCATGGGTGAGGTGCTCGGCGACGGGGCCCTCGCGGAGGCCACCGAGCAGGTGCTGGCCGGCCGGGTCGATCCGTATGCGGCCGCCGACCAGGTGGTCTCCCAGGTCGCCGGCTGA
- a CDS encoding acetyl-CoA C-acetyltransferase: MSDTTSVLVAGARTPMGRLLGSLSGFSAADLGGIAIKGALEKAGITGDQVDYVIMGQVLTAGAGQIPARQAAVAAGIPMEVPALTINKVCLSGINAIALADQLVRAGEADIVVAGGQESMSQAPHLLQRSREGYKYGDVTARDHMAYDGLWDAFTDQAMGNLTEAANAADLEFSREEQDAYSARSHQLAAQAWEKGLFDEAVVPVSIPQRKGDPIEFKNDEGIRPDTTVESLGKLRPAFRKDGTITAGSASQISDGACAVVVMSRAKAEELGLAWLAEIGAHGMVAGPDSTLQTQPSRAIVAACKKEGIEPSDLDLVEMNEAFAAVALASTKELSLDPEKVNVNGGAIAMGHPIGMSGARIVLHLALELQRRGGGTGAASLCGGGGQGDALIVRVPQAQG, encoded by the coding sequence ATGTCCGACACCACCTCTGTGCTCGTCGCGGGCGCCCGCACCCCGATGGGTCGCCTGCTCGGCTCTCTCTCCGGCTTCTCCGCCGCCGACCTCGGCGGGATCGCCATCAAGGGGGCCCTGGAGAAGGCCGGCATCACCGGTGACCAGGTCGACTACGTGATCATGGGCCAGGTGCTCACGGCCGGGGCCGGTCAGATCCCGGCCCGTCAGGCCGCCGTCGCGGCCGGCATCCCGATGGAGGTGCCCGCCCTGACCATCAACAAGGTCTGCCTGTCCGGGATCAACGCGATCGCGCTCGCCGACCAGCTCGTGCGCGCCGGCGAGGCCGACATCGTCGTCGCCGGGGGGCAGGAGTCGATGAGCCAGGCGCCCCACCTGCTGCAGCGCTCCCGCGAGGGCTACAAGTACGGCGACGTCACGGCGCGCGACCACATGGCCTACGACGGCCTCTGGGACGCCTTCACCGACCAGGCGATGGGCAACCTGACGGAGGCGGCCAACGCTGCCGACCTGGAGTTCAGCCGCGAGGAGCAGGACGCCTACTCCGCCCGCAGCCACCAGCTGGCCGCGCAGGCGTGGGAGAAGGGCCTGTTCGACGAGGCGGTGGTCCCGGTGTCCATCCCGCAGCGCAAGGGCGACCCGATCGAGTTCAAGAACGACGAGGGCATCCGCCCCGACACCACCGTGGAGTCCCTGGGCAAGCTGCGGCCCGCGTTCCGCAAGGACGGCACCATCACCGCCGGCTCGGCCTCGCAGATCTCCGACGGCGCCTGCGCGGTCGTGGTGATGAGCAGGGCCAAGGCCGAGGAGCTCGGCCTCGCCTGGCTCGCGGAGATCGGGGCCCACGGCATGGTCGCCGGACCCGACTCCACTCTGCAGACCCAGCCCTCGCGGGCCATCGTGGCCGCCTGCAAGAAGGAGGGCATCGAGCCCTCCGACCTCGACCTGGTCGAGATGAACGAGGCCTTCGCGGCGGTGGCGCTGGCGTCCACCAAGGAGCTAAGCCTGGACCCCGAGAAGGTCAACGTCAACGGCGGCGCGATCGCGATGGGCCACCCGATCGGGATGTCCGGCGCCCGGATCGTGCTGCACCTGGCGCTGGAGCTGCAGCGCCGCGGTGGCGGCACGGGCGCGGCGTCGCTGTGCGGCGGCGGCGGGCAGGGTGACGCGCTGATCGTGCGCGTCCCGCAGGCCCAGGGCTGA
- a CDS encoding NRAMP family divalent metal transporter: MSTRTTPDHAAGSRWSAVGPGLLMASAAIGASHLVASTQAGALFGWQLVGLLLVANVLKYPFFRFGPQFTAESGLSLVEGYARKGRGYLIVFFVLCIYSSVVSAAGVALLCTVILAYLLPASWGLGVPLLATLLMGITWALLVGGRYKALDAVTKVILVVLSLSTVVAVVMAASQGTVREPGFVDPSPWNLATLAFLVALIGWMPAPIEVSALNSLWIRAKAQDRTVRPQDIIFDFNLGFVVSTVLAVIFVALGVFVQYGSGEELAMAGGAYIPQLMSMYGAAIGSWAVPLMALIAFAAMFGTVITVVDGYARASAESLRLLRGRPDFSRREKNAWITGISVAALAIVVWMSAELADMLRYAMISAFVTAPVFAWLNFSLVRRGSRLSPALRWLSWAGLVFLAGFTVLFLLTLVGVVG, from the coding sequence ATGTCGACGAGGACGACCCCGGACCACGCGGCGGGGTCCCGGTGGAGCGCTGTCGGTCCTGGCCTGCTGATGGCCTCGGCCGCGATCGGCGCCTCCCACCTGGTGGCCTCCACCCAGGCGGGAGCCCTGTTCGGGTGGCAGCTGGTCGGGCTGCTCCTCGTGGCCAACGTGCTGAAGTACCCGTTCTTCCGGTTCGGACCGCAGTTCACCGCGGAGTCCGGGCTCTCCCTCGTCGAGGGCTACGCCCGCAAGGGTCGGGGCTACCTCATCGTCTTCTTCGTGCTCTGCATCTACTCCTCGGTGGTCTCTGCCGCGGGCGTGGCGCTCCTGTGCACGGTCATCCTCGCCTACCTGCTGCCCGCCAGCTGGGGGTTGGGGGTGCCGCTCCTGGCCACCCTGCTCATGGGCATCACCTGGGCGCTGCTCGTCGGTGGTCGCTACAAGGCCCTGGACGCGGTGACCAAGGTGATCCTGGTCGTGCTGTCCCTGTCCACCGTGGTCGCGGTCGTGATGGCCGCCTCGCAGGGGACGGTGCGCGAACCGGGTTTCGTCGACCCCTCACCGTGGAACCTGGCCACCCTGGCCTTCCTCGTGGCCCTCATCGGCTGGATGCCGGCCCCGATCGAGGTCAGCGCCCTGAACTCGCTGTGGATCCGGGCCAAGGCCCAGGACCGCACTGTGCGTCCCCAGGACATCATCTTCGACTTCAACCTCGGTTTCGTCGTCTCCACCGTGCTCGCGGTGATCTTCGTGGCGCTCGGCGTCTTCGTGCAGTACGGCAGCGGCGAGGAGCTGGCGATGGCCGGCGGTGCCTACATCCCGCAGCTGATGTCCATGTACGGCGCCGCGATCGGCAGCTGGGCCGTGCCGCTCATGGCACTCATCGCCTTCGCCGCGATGTTCGGCACCGTGATCACGGTGGTGGACGGGTATGCCCGGGCCAGCGCCGAGTCGTTGCGGCTGCTGCGCGGCCGGCCCGACTTCAGCCGCCGGGAGAAGAACGCCTGGATCACCGGCATCTCTGTGGCGGCCCTGGCGATCGTGGTGTGGATGAGTGCCGAGCTGGCCGACATGCTGCGCTACGCGATGATCAGCGCCTTCGTCACGGCACCCGTCTTCGCCTGGCTGAACTTCTCCCTGGTCCGCCGCGGGTCGCGGCTCTCCCCCGCGCTGCGGTGGCTGTCGTGGGCCGGTCTCGTCTTCCTGGCCGGCTTCACCGTGCTGTTCCTGCTCACCCTCGTCGGGGTCGTCGGCTGA
- a CDS encoding tetratricopeptide repeat protein, with protein MTQQPFSPAALRGAVDLSSLGARPRGGAQQPPAASSAPGAAPTDTAAVPGRRGAMVPTDDSNFESVVNASLTAPVVLVLWSPQVPESVQHLRELVEAARDSGGRFQVAAADLGASPGVMQALTPLLQQAFGQVSALPVVIGLLSGQPMPFYVGVQPMAQVDQLLTKFLEAAVANGIAGRVDVGADAPDEDEGEEGELPPLHQAAYDAIDRGDWGGAITAYEQALEQDPSDEMARLGLGQVRLLERTSSLDLAAVRTRAAADPSDVSAQIEAADLDVVGGHVEDGFARLVDTVRRTSGEDRDTARTHLLSLFEVVGPQDPRVQKARSALMSALF; from the coding sequence ATGACCCAGCAGCCCTTCAGCCCTGCCGCCCTGCGCGGCGCCGTCGACCTGTCCAGCCTGGGCGCGCGACCGCGTGGCGGAGCGCAGCAGCCCCCCGCAGCGTCGTCCGCGCCGGGGGCGGCGCCCACGGACACCGCTGCCGTGCCTGGTCGCCGCGGCGCCATGGTGCCGACGGATGACAGCAACTTCGAGTCGGTCGTCAACGCCAGCCTGACCGCGCCCGTCGTGCTGGTCCTGTGGTCACCGCAGGTGCCGGAGTCCGTCCAGCACCTGCGCGAGCTGGTGGAGGCGGCGCGCGACTCGGGCGGACGCTTCCAGGTGGCGGCCGCCGACCTGGGTGCCAGCCCGGGGGTCATGCAGGCGTTGACCCCGCTGCTGCAGCAGGCCTTCGGCCAGGTCAGCGCGCTGCCCGTCGTCATCGGGCTGCTCAGCGGGCAGCCGATGCCGTTCTACGTCGGCGTGCAGCCGATGGCGCAGGTGGACCAGCTGCTGACGAAGTTCCTGGAGGCGGCCGTAGCCAACGGGATCGCCGGCCGCGTCGACGTCGGTGCCGACGCCCCGGACGAGGACGAGGGCGAGGAGGGGGAGCTTCCGCCGCTGCACCAGGCCGCCTACGACGCCATCGACCGGGGCGACTGGGGCGGTGCCATCACCGCCTACGAGCAGGCGCTGGAGCAGGACCCGTCCGACGAGATGGCCCGGCTGGGGCTGGGGCAGGTCCGGCTGCTGGAACGGACCAGCTCGCTCGACCTCGCCGCTGTCCGGACCCGCGCTGCGGCCGACCCGTCCGACGTCAGCGCCCAGATCGAGGCGGCCGACCTGGACGTGGTCGGAGGGCACGTCGAGGACGGCTTCGCCCGCCTGGTGGACACCGTGCGCCGGACCTCCGGCGAGGACCGGGACACCGCCCGCACCCACCTGCTCAGCCTCTTCGAGGTCGTCGGCCCCCAGGACCCGCGCGTGCAGAAGGCCCGCTCGGCGCTGATGAGCGCGCTCTTCTAG